In a genomic window of Magnolia sinica isolate HGM2019 chromosome 16, MsV1, whole genome shotgun sequence:
- the LOC131229546 gene encoding rho GDP-dissociation inhibitor 1-like yields MSASVGGASSSKDMGLDEKKVSGTPEENGDSGAPAENFNGEEERLDRQTSEVSYAEEEDDDEDKRTAIVLGPQITLKEHMEKDKDDESLRRWKEQLLGSVDMESVGEKLEAEVKIFGISILSPDRPELVLEVPVVPQPKGLLFTLKEGSRYSLKFSFLVSHNIVSGLTYTNTVWKTGMKVDSTKQMLGTFSPQSEPYVHEMEEETTPSGMFARGAYSARTKFIDDDDKCYLEMNYTFGIRKDWASTS; encoded by the exons ATGTCTGCGAGTGTTGGGGGTGCTTCTAGTTCAAAAGACATGGGATTGGATGAGAAGAAAGTGTCTGGTACACCTGAGGAGAATGGAGACTCAGGTGCACCTGCGGAGAATTTcaatggagaagaagagagattgGACAGACAGAcaagtgaggtctcttacgctgaagaggaagatgatgacGAAGACAAAAGGACGGCCATTGTGCTGGGCCCACAGATTACTCTCAAAGAGCACATGGAGAAGGACAAG GATGATGAGAGCTTGAGGAGGTGGAAGGAGCAGCTTCTAGGGAGCGTTGATATGGAGTCCGTTGGAG AGAAGCTGGAGGCAGAGGTGAAGATCTTTGGGATTTCAATCCTATCACCTGATAGACCTGAGTTGGTTCTAGAAGTTCCGGTGGTCCCGCAGCCCAAAGGCTTATTATTTACGCTGAAAGAAGGTAGCCGTTACAGCCTCAAATTCTCTTTTCTCGTCAGCCACAACATTGTCTCTGGCCTCACTTACACCAACACTGTTTGGAAGACTGGTATGAAAG TGGACAGCACAAAACAAATGCTGGGAACTTTCAGTCCTCAATCAGAGCCGTACGTACATGAGATGGAGGAAGAGACCACACCCTCTGGCATGTTTGCTAGAGGAGCATATTCCGCAAGAACTAAG TTCATCGACGATGACGACAAGTGCTACTTGGAGATGAATTACACCTTCGGCATCCGGAAAGACTGGGCCTCAACTAGCTGA